Below is a genomic region from Mesorhizobium sp..
GCATTTCCTCGCCGAATACGACTGGATCCGCACCGGGCTGATGTTCGAACCGCGGGGGCACGACATGATGTCCGGCTCGATCCTCTATCCGCCGACCCGTCCCGACTGCGATATCGCCATCCTGTTCATCGAGACCTCGGGCTGCCTGCCGATGTGCGGTCACGGCACGATCGGCACCGTCACGATGGCGATCGAGCATGGTCTGGTGAAGCCGAAGACTCCGGGCCTGCTGCGGCTCGACACGCCGGCCGGGCTGGTGCTCGCCGAATACCGGCAGGAGGGCGAATATGTCGAGGAGGTGCGCATCACCAACGTGCCGTCTTTCCTCTATGCCGAGGGGCTGACGGCCGACGTGCCTGGCCTCGGCGAGATCGTCGTCGACGTGGCCTATGGCGGCAATTTCTACGCCATCGTCGAACCGCAGAAGAATTTCCGCGATATCGCCGACCATACGGCCGGCGAACTCATCGGCTGGAGCCCGCTGCTGCGCAAGGCACTGAACGACAAATACACGTTCGAGCATCCGGAGAATCCCGGCATCAACCGGTTGTCGCACATCCTGTGGACCGGAGCGCCGACGCAGCCGGGGGCGGATGCGCGCAACGCCGTGTTCTACGGCGACAAGGCCATCGACCGCAGCCCGTGCGGCACCGGCACTTCGGCGCGCATGGCGCAGCGCCATGCCAAGGGCTTGCTGAAGGAGGGCGATGCATTCGTCCACGAATCCATCATCGGCTCGCTGTTCAAGGGGAGGGTCGAGAAGGAAACGACTGTCGCAAACCGCAAAGCGATCGTGCCGTCCATCGGCGGCTGGGCGCGCACGACGGGCTACAACACGATCTTCATCGACGACCGCGACCCCTATGCGCACGGCTTCGTGGTGAAATGAGACTTTCGGCTAAGCCCCCTAGCCTTGCAAGAATCCGCAGCCAGCGACCCGAACGACGACAGAATCTGCGAATCCAGGGTGTGAGAACCGTCGAAAAGTCAAAGACTTTGCGATGGGCCAATGATAGCGTCCGGCTTGGTCCAGGTCGTCGCTCGCCGATGTCACGATTTTAGGCACTGCCAGTCCGGCAGGCCTTATGTCGCAATTTGACATTGCAATCCGGCATCGAACGGCTACGACTTAGGAGAACCACATAAGGGATGCGCCGGGGGCGGCGACATTCCAGGGGAGCCGGTCAACGATGGAATATTTTGTCCAGCAGCTCATCAACGGGCTGACGCTGGGATCGATCTATGGGCTGATCGCGATCGGCTATACGATGGTCTACGGCATTATCGGCATGATCAATTTCGCCCACGGCGACATCTTCATGCTCGGCGCGTTCATCGCGATGATCGTGTTCCTGATCCTGGTGGCGATGTTCACCACCATCCACGTGGTTTTCTTCCTTCTCGTGATGATGATCGTGGCGATGTTGACGACATCGCTGTGGAACTGGACGATCGAGCGCACCGCCTACCGGCCGTTGCGCGGATCCTTCCGCCTCGCGCCGCTGATCACTGCCATCGGCATGTCGATCTTCATCTCCAATTTCGTGCAGGTCACCCAGGGCCCGCGCAACAAGCCGATCCCGCCGATGATCTCGTCGGTCTACAATGTCGCCGGCATCTCGATCTCGCTGAAGCAGATCGTCATCGCGGCGGTCACGATCGTGCTGCTGGCGATCTTCTGGTATATCGTCAATCGAACGCCGCTCGGCCGTGCCCAGCGCGCCTGCGAACAGGATCGCAAGATGGCGGCGCTGCTCGGCGTCGACGTCGACAAGACGATCTCGATCACCTTCATCATGGGTGCGGCACTCGCGGCCGTCGCCGGCACGCTGTTCCTGATGTACTACGGCGTCGTCGCCTTCTCGGACGGCTTCGTTCCCGGGGTGAAGGCGTTCACGGCCGCCGTGCTCGGCGGCATCGGATCGCTGCCCGGCGCCGTGCTCGGCGGGTTGCTGATCGGGACGATCGAATCGCTCTGGTCGGCCTATTTCTCGATCGACTACAAGGACGTCGCCGCGTTCTCCATCCTGGCGATCGTGCTGATCTTCCTGCCCTCCGGCCTCATGGGCCGCCCGGAAGTGGAGAAAGTCTAGAACCATGGCGACGACCCAATCGGCCGCTGCCGCGGCCTCCACGAGCGCGCAGCCCAGTGTCATCGCCGATGCGCTCAAGGAAGCGTTCTACGCCGGCCTGATCGCGCTCGGCATGTTCGTGCTGATCGTAGGCCTGAAGACCGATCAGAACATCCGCAACGAGCTGATCATCGTCGAGCGCTGGACGCTTCTGTTCGTCGTCGTCGCGATCGTCATGATCGGCCGCTTCGCCTTCTCGGCCTTCGTCTGGCCGGAGGTCGAGCGTCGGCGTGCCCTCGGCAAGAAGGCCGTCGTCGCGACCGAGCCCGGCTTCCTCAAGCGGAACATCAACTGGATCGGCATCATCGCGCTGTTCCTGTTCCCCGTTTTCGTGATCTGGACGAGCGGCGTCCAGGGCTCGCTCAAGTGGATCGACAATTTCGGCATCCAGGTGCTGATCTACGTGATGCTGGCCTGGGGGCTCAACATCGTCATCGGACTCGCCGGCCTGCTCGACCTCGGCTACGTCGCGTTCTATGCCGTCGGCGCCTATACCTATGCGCTGCTCGGCAAGGAGTTCGGCCTGTCGTTCTGGATCCTGCTGCCAGCGGCGGGCGCGATGGCCGCGATGTGGGGCGTGCTCCTCGGCTTCCCGGTCCTTCGCCTGCGCGGTGACTATCTGGCCATTGTCACGCTTGCCTTCGGCGAGATCATCAGGCTCGTGCTGATCAACTGGCGCGAGGTCACCAACGGTTCGGCCGGCATTTCCGGCATCCCGAAGGTCACCTTCTTCGGCATCTTCAATTTCGATGTGTCGTCGCCGTTCTATATCGGCAAGGTGTTCGATCTGCCGACCTCGGGCGTCTACTACAAGATTTTCCTCTACTACCTGATCCTGATCCTCGCCCTGGTGACTGCGTTCGTTACGATACGCTTGCGGCGCATGCCGGTCGGCCGCGCCTGGGAAGCGCTGCGCGAGGATGAAATCGCCTGCCGCTCGCTCGGCATCAACACGACCAATACCAAGCTCACGGCCTTCGCCATCGGCGCGATGTTCGGCGGCTTCGCCGGATCGTTCTTCGCCGCCCGCCAGGGGTTCATCAATCCCGAATCCTTCGTCTTTCTCCAGTCCGCCATCATCCTGGCGATCGTGGTTCTGGGCGGCATGGGCTCGCTGATCGGCATCGCGGTCGCCGCGCTGGTCATGATCGGCGGCATGGAGGCACTGCGCGAGATGCAGTTCCTCAAGCTCGCCTTCGGACCGAACTTCACTCCCGAACTCTATCGCATGCTGCTGTTCGGCATGGCCATGGTCGTCGTCATGGTGTGGAAGCCGAGAGGCTTCGTCGGCAGTCGCGAGCCCACCGCATTCCTGAAATCGAGGAAATCCGTGTCCGGTTCATTCACGCGCGAGGGACACGGCTGATGACAAGCGTGTCCGATCCGATCCTCAAGGTCGAACATCTTTCGATGAAGTTCGGTGGGCTGGTCGCTGTCGGCGACCTGTCCTTCGAAGCCAGGCGCGGCGAGATCACCGCGCTGATCGGCCCGAATGGCGCCGGCAAGACGACCGTGTTCAACTGTATCACCGGCTTCTACAAGCCGTCGGAAGGCATGATCACGCTGACGCGGCGCGACGGCACCACCTATCTCCTCGAGCGCCTGCCGGACTTCCAGATTCCGGCCAAGGCCAAGGTGGCGCGCACGTTCCAGAACATCCGTCTGTTCTCGGGCATGACGGTTCTGGAAAACCTGCTTGTCGCCCAGCACAACAAGCTGATGCTGGCGTCCGGTTTCACCGTGCTCGGCCTGTTTGGCGCGCCGGCCTATCGCAAGGCATCCGCCGAGTCGCGCGATCTCGCAGCGCATTGGCTGGAGAAGGCCGACCTGATCGACCGCGCCGACGATCCGGCCGGGGACCTGCCTTACGGCGCTCAGCGACGGCTCGAGATCGCCCGCGCCATGTGTACGGGTCCGGAACTGCTCTGCCTCGATGAGCCGGCGGCGGGCCTCAATCCGAAGGAATCACTGGCGCTCAACGCGCTGCTCAACGACATCAAGGACAATACCGGCACGTCGATCCTCCTGATCGAGCACGACATGTCGGTCGTCATGCAGATTTCGGACCATGTCGTGGTGCTGGAATACGGCCGCAAGATTTCCGACGGCGACCCGAGCTTCGTGAAGAGCGACCC
It encodes:
- a CDS encoding 4-hydroxyproline epimerase, whose protein sequence is MSRHSFHIIDGHTCGNPVRLVAGGGPLLEGSTMMERRAHFLAEYDWIRTGLMFEPRGHDMMSGSILYPPTRPDCDIAILFIETSGCLPMCGHGTIGTVTMAIEHGLVKPKTPGLLRLDTPAGLVLAEYRQEGEYVEEVRITNVPSFLYAEGLTADVPGLGEIVVDVAYGGNFYAIVEPQKNFRDIADHTAGELIGWSPLLRKALNDKYTFEHPENPGINRLSHILWTGAPTQPGADARNAVFYGDKAIDRSPCGTGTSARMAQRHAKGLLKEGDAFVHESIIGSLFKGRVEKETTVANRKAIVPSIGGWARTTGYNTIFIDDRDPYAHGFVVK
- a CDS encoding branched-chain amino acid ABC transporter permease LivH (LivHMGF is the membrane component of the LIV-I/LS branched-chain amino acid transporter), which codes for MEYFVQQLINGLTLGSIYGLIAIGYTMVYGIIGMINFAHGDIFMLGAFIAMIVFLILVAMFTTIHVVFFLLVMMIVAMLTTSLWNWTIERTAYRPLRGSFRLAPLITAIGMSIFISNFVQVTQGPRNKPIPPMISSVYNVAGISISLKQIVIAAVTIVLLAIFWYIVNRTPLGRAQRACEQDRKMAALLGVDVDKTISITFIMGAALAAVAGTLFLMYYGVVAFSDGFVPGVKAFTAAVLGGIGSLPGAVLGGLLIGTIESLWSAYFSIDYKDVAAFSILAIVLIFLPSGLMGRPEVEKV
- the livM gene encoding high-affinity branched-chain amino acid ABC transporter permease LivM, producing the protein MATTQSAAAAASTSAQPSVIADALKEAFYAGLIALGMFVLIVGLKTDQNIRNELIIVERWTLLFVVVAIVMIGRFAFSAFVWPEVERRRALGKKAVVATEPGFLKRNINWIGIIALFLFPVFVIWTSGVQGSLKWIDNFGIQVLIYVMLAWGLNIVIGLAGLLDLGYVAFYAVGAYTYALLGKEFGLSFWILLPAAGAMAAMWGVLLGFPVLRLRGDYLAIVTLAFGEIIRLVLINWREVTNGSAGISGIPKVTFFGIFNFDVSSPFYIGKVFDLPTSGVYYKIFLYYLILILALVTAFVTIRLRRMPVGRAWEALREDEIACRSLGINTTNTKLTAFAIGAMFGGFAGSFFAARQGFINPESFVFLQSAIILAIVVLGGMGSLIGIAVAALVMIGGMEALREMQFLKLAFGPNFTPELYRMLLFGMAMVVVMVWKPRGFVGSREPTAFLKSRKSVSGSFTREGHG
- a CDS encoding ATP-binding cassette domain-containing protein, which codes for MTSVSDPILKVEHLSMKFGGLVAVGDLSFEARRGEITALIGPNGAGKTTVFNCITGFYKPSEGMITLTRRDGTTYLLERLPDFQIPAKAKVARTFQNIRLFSGMTVLENLLVAQHNKLMLASGFTVLGLFGAPAYRKASAESRDLAAHWLEKADLIDRADDPAGDLPYGAQRRLEIARAMCTGPELLCLDEPAAGLNPKESLALNALLNDIKDNTGTSILLIEHDMSVVMQISDHVVVLEYGRKISDGDPSFVKSDPKVIAAYLGIDDQEVETVLVEVGDEHVIEQLDGTPDLQHGPSASSSMMAGPVSDTIEHAADHEGLVTVSPGASKADRVKATAPAAKPAAAKPIAKPATDRKTKAAATPVAAKAAPAAADDLTLIKGIGPVNARKLNEHGVTSFAQIAAWRKADIAAAEAYLEFDGRIAREDWVGQAKRLAKGSKPAKASTAKTGGRG